The following coding sequences lie in one Spirosoma sp. KUDC1026 genomic window:
- a CDS encoding O-methyltransferase: MLNDQTNFSEPAQFDAIWQETLAQQFGQPSDKQTGSLLRTLVSTKPGGLFLELGTGTGMSACWMLAGMDTGARLITVDNDEKPLSVARTYLGNDPRLTIHLDQGENIINQLAPASVDLIFADSWPGKYHHLAETLALLKPGGIYLIDDMLPQPNWPEGHSNKADRLIETLDADETLSLTKLNWSTGIIIAVKK, from the coding sequence ATGTTGAACGATCAGACCAATTTCAGCGAGCCCGCCCAGTTTGATGCCATCTGGCAGGAAACCCTCGCGCAGCAGTTTGGCCAGCCATCCGACAAACAGACCGGCTCTCTGCTACGTACGCTGGTTTCGACTAAACCAGGTGGGCTCTTTCTGGAATTGGGTACCGGCACTGGTATGTCGGCCTGCTGGATGCTGGCCGGTATGGACACCGGCGCCCGACTCATTACGGTCGATAACGATGAGAAACCGCTATCTGTGGCCCGTACGTATCTGGGCAATGACCCTCGTCTGACCATCCATCTCGATCAGGGCGAGAACATTATCAACCAACTGGCTCCCGCCAGCGTCGATCTGATTTTCGCAGATTCCTGGCCGGGCAAGTACCATCATCTGGCCGAAACGCTGGCCCTGCTCAAGCCGGGCGGTATTTACTTAATCGACGATATGCTGCCCCAGCCTAACTGGCCCGAGGGCCACAGCAACAAAGCTGACCGGCTGATCGAAACACTGGACGCCGACGAAACCCTGAGCCTGACTAAACTAAACTGGTCAACGGGGATCATCATTGCCGTAAAAAAATAG
- a CDS encoding glucosidase, producing the protein MNTTTEQQRLERQWERQENWYQWGPYLSDRQWGTVREDYSADGSAWDYLPHDMARSRAYRWGEDGLAGISDDTQTLCFALALWNGNDPYLKERLFGLTNEQGNHGEDVKELYYYLDNTPTHSYMRMLYKYPHAAFPYQKLIDENGRRSFQDREYELLDTGLFDDNRYFDVVVEYAKESPDDMVVRITIHNRASEAAPLHVLPTLWFRNRWTFGLEQERPRIERMDNSADGFHHVRAIHTRLGNYILSFQEPERVLMTENETNQERVFARDNNSPFVKDAFHGAVTSGNFTPFDQHPDGTKCAPLYSFTIEAGASVELRLRLHRELADSPLSGNFDELFDSRRREADEFYAALTPGLTPEDMQIKRQAWSGLLWSKQYYNYNIGDWLRGDMGQPMPPPERWHGRNSDWQHINAEHILLMPDKWEYPWFAAWDLAFQATALAPVDLQFAKEQLYLLADPAFQAADGRLPAYEWNFSDNNPPLRGGLSWLFYDQELKSTGKRDVEFLRIMQNRLRANYEWWTTRAGGQRDNLFQGGFLGLDNVSLFDRSEGVPGGGTLDQADATAWMATYTVYMMRISLELAQDDPVTYESLAVYYFERYVRIADALQEIATLWIKGDDDESNNGFSYDVLHLPNGESIPLAIRSMVGLSNLFCVMTMDQDKAKALPAFYARVQQYYARVQQYLDDKKGEKPCYVVVEEDPDRNCILFSLLSCDQLERLATYLFNEDELLAPGGIRSLSKVYKEPFEQELAGDHYEIHYVPGESDSGMFGGNSNWRGPVWLPMNFMIVSALREFGKYYGDQVKAELPVGSGNKGNLTQAADFLTERIWRIFRRDEQGCRPAHGPHDQYRDDPHFKDLLLFYEHFDGDTSRGLGASHQTGWSALVAVL; encoded by the coding sequence ATGAACACTACTACTGAACAGCAACGTCTTGAACGGCAATGGGAGAGACAGGAGAATTGGTATCAATGGGGACCTTACCTGAGCGACCGCCAATGGGGTACCGTCCGGGAAGATTACAGCGCTGATGGTTCCGCCTGGGATTATCTACCGCACGACATGGCCCGTTCGCGAGCGTACCGCTGGGGAGAAGATGGTCTGGCCGGTATTTCGGACGACACGCAGACCCTCTGCTTCGCGCTTGCCCTTTGGAACGGCAACGACCCGTACCTGAAAGAACGCCTGTTTGGCCTGACTAACGAGCAGGGTAATCATGGCGAGGACGTCAAGGAGTTGTATTATTACCTCGACAATACCCCCACCCACAGCTATATGCGAATGCTGTACAAGTACCCGCATGCTGCGTTTCCATACCAGAAGCTGATCGATGAAAACGGTCGGCGCTCGTTTCAGGATCGAGAGTACGAGCTGCTGGATACGGGCCTGTTTGACGACAACCGCTATTTCGACGTAGTGGTGGAATACGCCAAAGAGAGCCCCGATGATATGGTTGTTCGGATAACGATTCATAACCGCGCCAGTGAAGCCGCTCCCCTGCACGTATTGCCTACCCTCTGGTTCCGCAACCGGTGGACATTCGGCCTGGAGCAGGAAAGACCACGGATTGAGCGCATGGACAACAGCGCCGACGGTTTTCACCACGTCCGGGCCATCCATACCCGACTGGGCAACTATATTCTGAGTTTTCAGGAACCGGAGCGGGTCCTGATGACCGAGAATGAAACCAACCAGGAACGTGTGTTTGCCCGCGACAATAATAGCCCCTTCGTCAAAGACGCCTTTCACGGGGCCGTTACGTCCGGCAACTTTACACCCTTCGATCAGCATCCCGACGGGACTAAGTGCGCTCCCCTGTATAGTTTCACCATTGAGGCCGGCGCATCCGTCGAGCTACGCCTTCGCCTGCACCGCGAGCTGGCCGATTCACCCCTCTCCGGCAATTTTGACGAGTTGTTTGACAGTCGTCGGCGGGAGGCCGATGAATTTTATGCAGCCCTCACACCGGGCCTTACGCCCGAAGACATGCAGATCAAGCGGCAGGCCTGGTCAGGACTGCTCTGGTCAAAACAGTATTATAACTACAATATCGGCGACTGGCTACGCGGGGATATGGGCCAGCCGATGCCGCCCCCGGAACGATGGCACGGACGTAATTCTGACTGGCAGCATATCAACGCCGAGCATATTCTGCTGATGCCCGACAAATGGGAATACCCCTGGTTTGCCGCCTGGGATCTAGCTTTCCAGGCCACGGCGCTGGCGCCTGTCGATCTTCAGTTTGCCAAGGAGCAGTTGTATCTGCTGGCCGATCCGGCTTTCCAGGCCGCCGATGGCCGGCTACCAGCCTACGAATGGAATTTTTCGGACAACAATCCGCCCCTGCGCGGTGGTTTGTCGTGGCTGTTCTACGACCAGGAACTGAAGAGTACCGGCAAGCGTGACGTTGAGTTTCTGCGGATCATGCAGAACAGATTGCGGGCCAATTACGAATGGTGGACAACGCGGGCGGGCGGTCAGCGTGACAACCTGTTCCAAGGCGGCTTTCTGGGGCTCGACAATGTCAGCCTCTTCGACCGGAGCGAAGGAGTGCCGGGGGGCGGTACCCTGGATCAGGCCGATGCAACGGCCTGGATGGCGACCTATACCGTGTACATGATGCGGATATCGCTGGAACTGGCCCAGGACGATCCCGTTACGTATGAATCGCTGGCGGTGTACTACTTCGAACGCTATGTCCGGATTGCTGATGCCCTTCAGGAGATTGCTACACTCTGGATCAAAGGCGATGACGACGAGAGTAACAACGGGTTTTCATACGATGTACTGCACCTGCCCAATGGCGAGAGCATTCCGCTGGCGATCCGGTCGATGGTGGGTTTATCGAACCTGTTCTGCGTGATGACGATGGATCAGGACAAAGCCAAAGCGCTCCCGGCTTTCTACGCACGCGTGCAACAATACTACGCACGCGTGCAACAATACCTGGATGACAAGAAGGGAGAAAAACCCTGTTATGTTGTCGTTGAAGAGGACCCTGACAGAAACTGTATCCTCTTTTCGCTGCTGTCCTGCGATCAGTTAGAGCGGCTGGCTACCTATCTCTTCAATGAGGATGAGTTGCTCGCGCCGGGCGGCATTCGCTCGCTATCGAAAGTGTACAAAGAGCCGTTTGAGCAGGAACTTGCGGGTGATCACTACGAAATTCACTACGTCCCCGGTGAATCTGACTCGGGCATGTTTGGCGGCAATTCCAACTGGCGCGGTCCCGTCTGGCTCCCGATGAATTTTATGATCGTCAGCGCCCTGCGTGAATTCGGTAAGTATTACGGCGATCAGGTAAAAGCCGAACTACCCGTCGGCAGCGGTAACAAGGGGAACTTGACCCAGGCCGCCGATTTTTTGACGGAACGCATCTGGCGAATTTTCCGGCGCGATGAACAAGGCTGCCGCCCCGCCCACGGCCCCCATGATCAATACCGCGACGATCCGCATTTTAAAGACCTGCTGCTGTTCTACGAACATTTCGACGGCGATACGTCGCGGGGCCTCGGTGCCAGTCATCAAACGGGTTGGTCGGCGTTGGTAGCGGTGTTGTGA
- a CDS encoding NAD(P)/FAD-dependent oxidoreductase, with product MNQSASKYDVIIVGGSAAGLSAAMLLGRSLRNVLIIDGDKPCNRQTPHSHGFLTRDGETPAQLIAIAKEQALAYPTVTFQTDLVTDASQTASGFAIQTASGQPFTSRKLILATGVYDLMPAIDGFADCWGRSILHCPYCHGYEVHSQPLGILARGETANHLVRLIYHWSKNLTLFTNGPAELTPEQRSFISRIGVPIVEEPVVAVEHEQGQLQALRFQSGERHELTAIFSHVPNRQHTDLASQLGCTLTDTGLIQVSSFGQTSVPGIYAAGDCSSPMRQIAAAVASGSMAGAMLNREMIEEDLTALTAAV from the coding sequence ATGAATCAATCAGCCAGCAAATACGATGTCATTATTGTGGGAGGCAGCGCGGCCGGACTAAGCGCGGCCATGTTACTGGGCCGCTCACTCCGGAACGTACTGATTATTGACGGCGACAAGCCCTGCAATCGGCAAACCCCTCATTCGCACGGTTTTCTGACCCGTGATGGTGAAACGCCCGCTCAATTGATCGCCATTGCCAAAGAACAGGCGCTGGCCTATCCAACCGTTACGTTCCAGACCGACCTGGTTACTGATGCGTCGCAGACGGCCAGCGGCTTTGCCATCCAGACGGCCAGCGGTCAGCCGTTTACGTCACGCAAATTGATACTGGCGACCGGCGTCTACGACCTTATGCCAGCCATCGACGGGTTTGCTGACTGCTGGGGTCGATCAATTCTGCATTGTCCCTATTGCCACGGCTACGAAGTACACAGTCAGCCGCTGGGTATTCTGGCCAGGGGTGAGACAGCGAATCACCTGGTCCGGCTTATCTACCACTGGAGCAAAAACCTCACGCTGTTTACCAACGGCCCGGCCGAGCTTACCCCCGAACAACGGAGCTTTATCTCCCGGATCGGCGTTCCCATCGTGGAAGAACCGGTAGTCGCTGTCGAACACGAGCAGGGACAACTTCAAGCGCTCCGATTTCAGTCGGGCGAACGCCACGAACTCACCGCCATTTTCAGCCACGTACCGAACCGGCAGCATACCGATCTGGCCAGTCAACTTGGCTGCACCCTTACCGATACGGGGCTGATTCAGGTATCCTCATTCGGTCAGACCAGCGTGCCGGGCATCTATGCCGCCGGAGATTGTAGCTCGCCTATGCGGCAGATAGCAGCTGCAGTAGCCAGCGGCAGTATGGCCGGGGCTATGCTGAACCGGGAAATGATCGAAGAGGATCTAACAGCGTTGACAGCAGCAGTTTAG
- a CDS encoding DUF748 domain-containing protein — translation MKRTTKVLFAVLILLIVARLLLPYFVLRYLNKQLADMGEYTGHIEDVDIQLIRGAYQIDDLRIRKVNGKIKEPFLYIPKTDLSVEWKSLFKGKLVSEVETYEPELNFAFSDDEASSQTGAEVDWTAYLKELLPIDINRFAIINGTVNLTSLITQPRADVSLKNFQGEIRNIRNVEDKTNKLPSPVVATGNIPGYGGSLNFSANMNLLKVFPDFDYNMEFTEVQLVKLNTLAREYANVDFEGGTMSVFSEMAMVDGKLNGYLKPLAKSVEVFRINEHENRSIGRFFTELLAQTGVAIFKNQRHDQVATRIPLNGTIDDIETATWPTVFGVLRNAYVEAFKGEFDNTITAKDALKSIKDDYKAKRAERKEERKQERAERKAERKEKREEKKAERKKEK, via the coding sequence TTGAAACGCACCACGAAAGTTCTTTTTGCAGTCCTCATTCTGCTGATCGTCGCCCGTCTTCTGCTCCCGTATTTCGTCTTACGCTACCTTAACAAACAGCTAGCCGACATGGGCGAGTACACCGGCCATATCGAGGATGTTGATATTCAGCTGATCCGGGGGGCGTATCAGATCGATGATCTGCGCATCCGCAAGGTCAATGGCAAAATCAAGGAGCCGTTTTTATACATTCCTAAAACTGACCTATCTGTCGAGTGGAAATCGCTGTTCAAAGGCAAACTTGTTAGTGAGGTCGAGACCTACGAACCCGAACTCAACTTTGCGTTCAGCGACGATGAAGCCAGCAGCCAGACAGGGGCCGAAGTCGACTGGACAGCGTACCTGAAAGAACTGCTGCCGATCGACATCAACCGGTTTGCGATAATAAACGGCACTGTCAACCTGACCAGCCTGATTACGCAGCCCCGCGCCGACGTATCGCTGAAGAATTTCCAGGGCGAAATCCGGAACATTCGCAATGTGGAAGACAAGACCAATAAACTGCCGTCGCCCGTTGTCGCCACGGGAAACATTCCAGGTTATGGCGGATCGCTGAATTTCTCGGCAAACATGAACCTGCTGAAAGTCTTCCCGGACTTCGACTACAATATGGAGTTTACGGAAGTACAGCTGGTGAAGCTGAATACCCTGGCCCGTGAATACGCCAACGTGGATTTTGAGGGCGGTACCATGAGCGTTTTCAGCGAGATGGCTATGGTGGACGGTAAACTGAATGGCTACCTGAAACCACTGGCCAAGAGTGTAGAGGTGTTTCGGATCAACGAACACGAAAACCGATCTATAGGCCGGTTCTTCACCGAGTTACTGGCCCAGACCGGCGTTGCCATCTTCAAAAACCAGCGGCACGACCAGGTAGCAACCCGCATTCCCCTGAACGGTACCATCGATGACATAGAGACGGCAACCTGGCCAACCGTTTTTGGTGTCCTCCGCAATGCCTACGTTGAAGCGTTTAAAGGAGAATTTGATAATACCATCACGGCAAAAGATGCGCTCAAGAGCATCAAAGATGACTACAAGGCTAAGCGAGCCGAGCGAAAAGAAGAACGAAAACAGGAGCGGGCCGAACGGAAAGCTGAGCGGAAGGAAAAACGCGAAGAGAAAAAAGCCGAACGGAAGAAAGAGAAGTAA
- a CDS encoding pentapeptide repeat-containing protein, protein MKTFVTSLLFAFAAIAPALAQKSIDAKEIIAKINRKEAVTYQNVTITGDLDLTNLANRREISEGNWGNQSREFLSVVEVPITFRNCSFTGKVLAYHTDEEEGKRLLSKNNTVYNANFTEAVTLENCQFTDNAAFKYSVFEQQARFSGNTFQREALFKYAKFQDAATFNGSAFKGYADFKYAKFDEASAFQGANFSKSADFKYTKFSEGVDFRQARFTGFTDFKYTKFPNGSTFDDTRFDGPTDFKYTTLAGRKFSPSSR, encoded by the coding sequence ATGAAAACGTTTGTTACGTCCCTCCTGTTTGCCTTTGCTGCCATAGCTCCTGCGCTGGCTCAAAAGAGTATCGACGCCAAAGAGATTATCGCGAAAATCAACCGAAAAGAAGCCGTCACGTATCAGAACGTAACGATCACTGGCGACCTCGACCTGACGAACCTAGCCAATCGGCGGGAAATAAGCGAGGGTAACTGGGGCAACCAGTCGCGGGAGTTTCTGAGCGTGGTTGAGGTGCCAATTACGTTCAGAAACTGCAGCTTCACCGGAAAAGTCCTGGCTTATCATACCGACGAAGAAGAAGGTAAGCGTCTGCTCAGCAAAAACAACACGGTCTACAACGCCAATTTCACCGAGGCCGTTACGCTGGAGAATTGCCAGTTTACCGATAATGCGGCCTTTAAATACTCTGTTTTTGAGCAACAAGCACGGTTTTCCGGCAACACCTTCCAGCGAGAAGCGCTGTTTAAATACGCTAAGTTTCAGGATGCGGCTACGTTCAATGGCTCAGCCTTCAAGGGCTACGCTGATTTCAAATACGCCAAGTTCGACGAAGCGTCGGCCTTTCAGGGGGCAAATTTTAGCAAGTCGGCCGATTTCAAATACACCAAGTTTTCTGAAGGGGTTGATTTCCGTCAGGCCCGCTTTACGGGTTTCACCGATTTCAAATACACCAAGTTTCCGAACGGCAGCACCTTTGACGACACACGTTTCGACGGCCCGACGGACTTTAAATACACGACGCTGGCCGGCCGGAAATTCTCGCCCAGCAGCCGCTAG
- a CDS encoding helix-turn-helix transcriptional regulator, translating to MPITRSAFQRYRLIDELISRYPRQYSKQKLFDICRDKCGIRSMSSLEKDIQRLREDHDAPIAYDKRRNGYYYTDPQFRLLRLMLSPDDMEALDYAREVLAATQGATVANELTNALQKVRQSLDIIREVKRDGDDGNTLTRRVVYVEERILGQNRQYVPVLIRAINQNRQITFRYSKHENAEPERRLRNLHPILLREVADSWYVIGYDAESQREKTFALDRMSDLTLLDDACSVPPNVLEYVSELFEHIYGITDSNGPVEEIILSFTPLFGRYVKAKPIHQTQEILSDTETECIVKLRLAPNRDLLMHLRSYGDHLKVMQPPSLVQALMESMQTALARY from the coding sequence ATGCCCATCACCCGCTCTGCTTTCCAGCGTTATCGTCTGATTGACGAATTGATTAGCCGCTATCCGCGTCAGTATTCCAAGCAGAAGCTGTTTGATATCTGCCGGGACAAGTGCGGCATCCGATCGATGTCGTCGCTGGAAAAGGATATTCAGCGCCTGCGCGAAGACCACGACGCGCCTATCGCCTACGACAAACGGCGTAACGGCTACTACTACACCGATCCGCAGTTTCGACTGTTGCGGCTCATGCTCAGCCCCGACGATATGGAAGCGCTCGACTACGCCCGCGAGGTGCTGGCGGCAACGCAGGGGGCTACCGTCGCGAATGAGCTGACCAACGCGTTGCAGAAGGTGCGGCAAAGTCTGGATATTATCCGGGAGGTAAAACGCGACGGCGACGACGGCAATACGCTGACGCGCCGGGTCGTCTACGTCGAGGAGCGGATTCTGGGGCAAAACCGGCAGTACGTTCCTGTTCTGATCCGGGCCATCAACCAGAACCGGCAGATTACGTTTCGGTACAGCAAGCACGAAAACGCCGAACCCGAACGCCGGCTCCGGAACCTGCATCCGATCCTGCTGCGTGAAGTGGCCGACAGTTGGTACGTCATCGGGTACGACGCCGAGAGCCAGCGCGAGAAAACGTTTGCGCTGGACCGCATGAGCGATCTGACCCTGCTGGACGACGCCTGCTCTGTTCCTCCGAACGTACTGGAATACGTCAGTGAACTGTTTGAACATATCTACGGCATCACCGACAGCAATGGTCCGGTAGAGGAAATCATTCTGTCCTTTACGCCCCTGTTTGGTCGTTACGTCAAAGCCAAACCCATTCACCAGACGCAGGAAATTCTCAGCGATACGGAAACGGAGTGCATTGTCAAACTGCGTCTGGCGCCCAACCGCGACCTACTGATGCACCTCCGTAGCTACGGCGATCACCTGAAGGTAATGCAGCCACCAAGTTTGGTACAGGCCTTGATGGAATCCATGCAGACTGCACTGGCGCGGTACTGA
- a CDS encoding YdeI/OmpD-associated family protein: MYTFTALLQRFDDKGEKTGWTYVTIPVSVSEAMKPGQKTSYRVKGTLDNYAIKQVALVPMGNGQFIIAVNATMRRGIRKEAGATVQVSLDIDDDPFPISPDLIACLEDEPAAREFFTTLPKGHQQYFSNWIESAKTIDTKAKRLTQAVTGLAMGLGYGETIRHFKQLRD; encoded by the coding sequence ATGTACACCTTCACCGCATTACTCCAGCGCTTCGACGACAAAGGCGAGAAGACTGGCTGGACCTACGTAACAATTCCAGTCTCCGTCAGCGAAGCCATGAAACCTGGCCAGAAAACATCGTACCGGGTAAAAGGCACACTGGACAATTACGCCATTAAACAGGTCGCCCTGGTGCCAATGGGCAACGGGCAGTTCATCATTGCCGTTAACGCTACCATGCGCCGGGGTATTCGCAAGGAAGCGGGCGCAACGGTGCAGGTTTCGCTCGACATCGACGATGATCCGTTTCCGATCTCACCGGACCTGATCGCCTGTCTGGAAGACGAGCCTGCTGCGCGAGAGTTTTTTACAACACTCCCCAAGGGGCACCAGCAGTATTTCAGCAACTGGATTGAGAGTGCTAAAACCATTGATACCAAAGCCAAACGCCTTACGCAGGCCGTAACAGGTCTGGCGATGGGCCTGGGATACGGCGAGACGATCCGGCATTTTAAGCAATTACGGGACTAA
- a CDS encoding MbcA/ParS/Xre antitoxin family protein — MNTSQRPHKLANRTYQRPVSELIQQAREGVLRRRVDEVASLVGLTDKEMAHILGMSVRGLHGKQVDELLTLSASERLLLLERLLRHGLAVFDGRSDLLSRWLRTPLQELGYHEIPVEFQQFTSVRDMGDFQEPKPTYERTSTSVAAETTTPIIPQSPLAVLDTVSGFSLVDDVLGRIEWGIVG, encoded by the coding sequence ATGAATACCTCTCAACGACCACACAAATTGGCAAACAGAACGTATCAGCGCCCTGTATCAGAGCTTATTCAACAGGCTCGTGAAGGCGTCTTACGCCGTCGTGTCGATGAGGTTGCCAGCCTTGTTGGTTTGACTGACAAAGAAATGGCGCATATTTTAGGTATGTCGGTTCGAGGGTTACATGGTAAACAGGTCGATGAGCTACTGACACTGTCAGCCAGTGAACGACTGTTGTTACTCGAACGACTGCTACGACACGGATTGGCCGTATTCGATGGGCGGTCTGACTTACTGAGTCGTTGGTTACGTACTCCCTTACAAGAGCTAGGATACCACGAGATTCCTGTTGAATTTCAACAGTTTACGTCAGTTCGCGACATGGGAGATTTTCAGGAGCCTAAGCCGACGTACGAGCGTACATCTACGTCTGTGGCGGCTGAAACAACTACCCCAATCATCCCTCAGTCGCCATTAGCGGTGCTGGATACGGTATCTGGATTTTCGTTAGTGGATGATGTGCTGGGCCGCATCGAATGGGGCATCGTTGGGTAA
- a CDS encoding RES family NAD+ phosphorylase has product MEVFRINKEPYHTDPLSVIGSQRYGGRWNPKGTGVLYTSRTPELCLLETLVHLPPLTLAELPQLWLSTIRLPDELNNAIFWLSPNRLPPYWRTGTLAETQTILADWLLEPFSLAIAVPSVIIDTSYNLLLHPLHPAFAQIEVIAQRPLPLDGRLAR; this is encoded by the coding sequence ATGGAAGTCTTTCGTATTAATAAAGAGCCATATCATACCGACCCTTTGTCCGTTATTGGCAGTCAACGATACGGCGGCCGATGGAATCCTAAAGGAACAGGTGTTCTGTATACCAGCCGCACGCCCGAGTTGTGCCTACTCGAAACGCTCGTTCATCTACCTCCACTGACGTTGGCAGAACTGCCTCAACTCTGGCTTAGTACCATTCGTTTACCCGACGAACTTAACAACGCGATTTTCTGGCTATCCCCCAACCGATTACCACCTTACTGGCGAACAGGCACGCTTGCCGAAACCCAGACTATCCTGGCTGACTGGCTTCTCGAACCGTTTTCTTTGGCTATTGCCGTTCCCTCCGTCATCATCGATACCTCATACAACTTGCTGTTACATCCTTTACATCCAGCGTTCGCCCAGATAGAAGTCATAGCTCAGCGTCCGCTACCATTGGATGGTAGACTAGCGAGGTAA
- a CDS encoding HNH endonuclease — protein MLKLKIPHNAIGGVGFYNAQSQIPLSTAWDTFQWRNGFDTIDEFRTAIQYYRRDKERNPIIGCIALTNPIFFKREDWIAVPEDWSTNIVQGKTYTTNNAIGLALWQRVESLLKHYLDETPEINTLPSVADDRPAYGNPVLRKVRIGQGAFRLSVIDAYQKRCAITGEKTLPVLEAAHIRPFAEAGPNRVTNGLLLRSDMHKLFDNGYITITPDYRIEISQRIKEEFNNGREYYQYHGKSMLVLPAAEINQPSKLFLDYHNQTIFRP, from the coding sequence TTGCTTAAACTAAAAATTCCCCATAATGCCATTGGAGGAGTCGGTTTCTACAATGCTCAAAGTCAAATACCACTTTCTACAGCTTGGGACACGTTCCAATGGCGTAATGGGTTCGATACAATTGACGAATTTCGAACAGCTATTCAATACTACCGTCGAGACAAAGAGCGAAATCCAATTATAGGTTGTATTGCCCTCACTAATCCTATATTTTTCAAGAGAGAAGACTGGATAGCAGTTCCAGAAGATTGGAGTACCAATATTGTGCAGGGGAAAACATATACGACCAATAACGCGATAGGCCTTGCACTCTGGCAACGAGTTGAATCACTGTTGAAGCATTATCTTGACGAGACGCCCGAGATAAACACGTTGCCAAGCGTAGCGGATGATCGGCCAGCATATGGAAATCCGGTACTTCGAAAGGTGCGCATTGGGCAGGGGGCTTTTCGGTTATCAGTCATCGACGCTTATCAAAAGCGATGCGCAATAACAGGGGAGAAAACATTACCCGTGCTAGAAGCCGCTCATATTCGTCCGTTTGCCGAAGCAGGTCCGAATCGGGTTACAAACGGTTTATTGCTCCGCTCAGACATGCATAAGCTCTTCGATAATGGCTATATCACGATTACACCTGACTACCGAATTGAGATTAGTCAACGTATTAAGGAAGAATTCAATAACGGCCGAGAATACTACCAGTATCATGGGAAAAGTATGTTGGTTCTGCCTGCTGCCGAAATCAATCAGCCTTCGAAGCTGTTTTTAGATTATCACAACCAGACTATTTTTCGACCCTGA
- a CDS encoding PIN domain-containing protein, which produces MSASYFVDTNVLIYCYAVTEPDKQRKAWQAVASEGRQISTQVLQEIANTLRRKFKKDWLEIDTTLQEIVNQFIVHKNTESTVRDAIRLANRYGYSFYDSLILAAALESGCSVLYSEDMQAEQLIDGVLTIRNPF; this is translated from the coding sequence ATGAGCGCTAGCTATTTCGTGGATACGAACGTACTGATTTATTGCTACGCTGTCACCGAACCAGATAAGCAACGTAAGGCGTGGCAGGCTGTTGCTTCCGAGGGTAGGCAGATTTCGACGCAGGTTTTGCAGGAGATAGCTAACACATTACGGCGTAAATTCAAGAAGGACTGGCTGGAAATTGATACTACGCTTCAGGAGATAGTTAACCAGTTTATTGTTCATAAAAACACGGAATCAACAGTCCGTGATGCCATACGGCTAGCCAATCGCTACGGCTATTCGTTCTACGATTCATTGATATTAGCAGCCGCGCTGGAATCAGGCTGTTCAGTACTTTACTCAGAAGACATGCAGGCTGAACAACTTATTGATGGTGTATTAACTATCCGAAATCCGTTCTAG